In Capillimicrobium parvum, a genomic segment contains:
- a CDS encoding TolB family protein, translated as MRRLPRGVLRPTLTPDAPGSFSTAGFSPAAPPKPPRPGPGAGSAAGARLRNIARLGSLGPAGRGDGISRRRLLTSGCLAALAGIVCAAAPSGAGAAAIFGTDPLAISILPRGGPPDGPSGHAAVSGDDRQTRYAAFDSTATNLVPADTNGEPDAFVWTRPAGPAGLELSAPGGTLQRASVSSAGAQADGASTRPALDGSMRRAPHCVAFQSTASNLAPDDVDPVSDVFVRDLRSGRTRLISRGIAPPAEDASIDGACRRVAFVADGAIYSARVAGGMPERVAAGADPHFARDGTAIVWVRGASVLIRRAGRVARVGPGADPTVSDDDGHRWAVSFDTSARLTRRDRNRGRDVYMRVLGPRGGPSRTDLISATRRGGRSLGGHSFNGGITAFAATRGIVVFVNERATSVLYFRNNNSGNIHPLAHAPASSPISGAVTSARANFVAFMSTAGFVGDTAGLPAVFFKHLIHGEHAA; from the coding sequence GTGCGCCGGCTTCCACGTGGTGTCCTTCGGCCGACTCTAACCCCTGACGCCCCCGGAAGTTTCTCGACGGCGGGATTCTCCCCGGCGGCTCCGCCGAAACCCCCGCGGCCTGGACCCGGCGCGGGCAGCGCGGCCGGGGCTCGCCTGCGTAACATTGCCCGGTTAGGCTCGCTCGGACCGGCGGGGCGAGGTGACGGCATTTCACGCAGGCGGCTTCTGACATCCGGATGTCTGGCGGCGCTCGCCGGCATCGTCTGCGCGGCCGCGCCGTCCGGCGCGGGCGCCGCGGCGATCTTCGGCACCGACCCGCTCGCCATCTCCATCCTCCCGAGGGGCGGCCCGCCGGACGGGCCGTCCGGCCACGCCGCCGTGTCGGGCGACGACCGCCAGACGCGGTACGCCGCCTTCGACTCGACGGCGACCAACCTCGTCCCGGCCGACACCAATGGCGAGCCCGACGCGTTCGTCTGGACGCGTCCTGCAGGCCCGGCCGGACTCGAGCTGTCCGCCCCCGGCGGGACCTTGCAGCGCGCGAGCGTGAGCAGCGCCGGCGCGCAGGCCGACGGCGCTTCGACGCGCCCCGCCCTCGACGGCTCCATGCGCCGGGCGCCGCACTGCGTCGCGTTTCAGTCGACCGCCTCCAATCTCGCCCCCGACGACGTCGACCCCGTCTCCGACGTCTTCGTGCGCGACCTGCGCAGCGGCCGCACGCGGCTCATCTCCCGCGGGATCGCCCCGCCCGCGGAAGACGCGTCGATCGACGGCGCGTGCCGCCGCGTCGCCTTCGTGGCCGACGGCGCGATCTACTCCGCCCGCGTGGCCGGCGGCATGCCCGAGCGCGTGGCCGCCGGTGCGGACCCGCACTTCGCGCGCGACGGCACCGCCATCGTCTGGGTGCGCGGCGCCAGCGTGCTCATCCGGCGCGCCGGCCGCGTCGCTCGCGTCGGTCCGGGCGCCGACCCGACGGTCAGCGACGACGACGGCCACCGGTGGGCGGTCAGCTTCGACACCTCCGCGCGACTGACGCGCCGCGACCGCAACCGTGGACGCGACGTCTACATGCGGGTGCTGGGCCCCCGCGGCGGCCCGTCGAGGACCGATCTCATCTCGGCGACGCGACGCGGCGGGCGCAGCCTCGGCGGCCACAGCTTCAACGGCGGCATCACCGCGTTCGCCGCCACCCGGGGGATCGTCGTGTTCGTCAACGAACGCGCGACGTCGGTCCTCTACTTCCGCAACAACAACAGCGGCAACATCCATCCGCTCGCGCACGCGCCGGCGTCGTCGCCGATCTCCGGCGCGGTCACGAGCGCACGCGCGAACTTCGTG
- a CDS encoding RNA polymerase sigma factor yields the protein MEAGALQAPAGLSRISIAAPLLRLRTDDQLVALFRAGNEDAFQVIFDRYRQRLFAYTRQMLAGSRQDAEDALQDVFLRAYGALRANDRPVSLRAWLYRVAHNRCIDQLRRPVPASADVFDVSRAPLKDPIDESQRREDLRRLVEDVRRLPEAQRSALLMREMEGLSYQDLAAALDVTVPAVKSLLVRARIGLVEAIEARDTACTDIRNDLLASYDKGVRATGKARRHLRDCAGCRAYRTQLRSVQRGLGALSPGHSGPIGMLAKVFGIGGGAGGAAAGGTAVVGGGGAAVVGGGAAATVTACKVAALVCSAALVTGAASDIESAVRHVVHTRTPAAHAATPSHGARHAAAGMHASLTAPHIVRLPARSTAGASAAAAITTAAVTKPAHLAVESGRDEPSAAVAYAHHEARVITPDDEVYAEPQSPTQGATSGAGSVAGASAGDTVGGGVKAPDEPATAPASTTGTGTSAPATGTTGTPSAATTTGTAPTAADGTTAPTTGTGAATGSTGTSGSSATAAPPALTVAATATGSH from the coding sequence GTGGAAGCCGGCGCACTCCAAGCACCCGCAGGGCTCAGCCGGATCTCGATCGCGGCACCGCTCCTGCGGCTGCGCACCGATGATCAGCTGGTGGCGTTGTTCCGGGCCGGCAACGAGGACGCCTTCCAGGTCATCTTCGACCGCTATCGCCAGCGCCTGTTCGCCTACACGCGCCAGATGCTGGCCGGCTCACGCCAGGACGCCGAGGACGCGCTGCAGGACGTGTTCCTGCGCGCGTACGGGGCGCTGCGCGCCAACGACCGCCCGGTGTCGCTGCGCGCGTGGCTGTACCGCGTGGCGCACAACCGCTGCATCGACCAGCTGCGCCGGCCGGTCCCCGCGAGCGCGGACGTCTTCGACGTCTCCCGCGCGCCGCTGAAGGATCCGATCGACGAGAGCCAGCGTCGCGAGGACCTGCGCCGGCTCGTCGAGGACGTCCGCCGGCTGCCCGAGGCCCAGCGCTCCGCGCTGCTCATGCGCGAGATGGAAGGGCTCAGCTACCAGGACCTCGCCGCGGCGCTCGACGTCACGGTCCCGGCGGTGAAGTCGCTGCTCGTGCGCGCCCGCATCGGGCTCGTCGAGGCGATCGAGGCGCGCGACACCGCCTGCACCGACATCCGCAACGACCTGCTCGCCTCCTACGACAAGGGCGTGCGCGCGACCGGCAAGGCGCGCCGGCACCTGCGCGACTGCGCCGGCTGCCGCGCGTACCGCACCCAGCTGCGCAGCGTCCAGCGCGGTCTCGGGGCGCTGAGCCCCGGCCATTCGGGCCCGATCGGCATGCTCGCCAAGGTCTTCGGGATCGGCGGCGGCGCGGGCGGCGCCGCGGCGGGTGGCACCGCGGTCGTCGGCGGCGGCGGCGCGGCCGTGGTCGGCGGCGGGGCCGCCGCGACGGTCACCGCCTGCAAGGTTGCCGCGCTCGTCTGCTCGGCGGCGCTGGTCACCGGCGCGGCCTCCGACATCGAGAGCGCCGTGCGCCACGTCGTCCACACGAGGACGCCGGCCGCCCATGCGGCCACGCCGTCACACGGCGCGCGGCACGCGGCCGCGGGCATGCACGCGTCGCTCACCGCGCCGCACATCGTGCGGCTCCCCGCACGGTCCACCGCGGGAGCGAGCGCCGCCGCCGCGATCACCACCGCCGCCGTGACGAAGCCCGCGCATCTCGCCGTCGAGTCCGGGCGCGACGAGCCGAGCGCCGCCGTGGCTTACGCCCACCACGAGGCGCGCGTCATCACGCCCGACGACGAGGTCTACGCCGAACCGCAGAGTCCCACCCAGGGCGCCACGAGCGGCGCCGGGTCGGTGGCCGGGGCGTCGGCGGGCGACACGGTCGGCGGCGGCGTCAAGGCGCCCGACGAGCCGGCGACGGCGCCGGCGAGCACCACGGGCACCGGGACCTCGGCACCGGCGACCGGCACGACCGGGACTCCGTCGGCCGCCACGACGACGGGCACGGCGCCCACGGCCGCGGACGGGACCACCGCGCCCACGACCGGCACGGGCGCCGCGACCGGGTCGACCGGGACCAGCGGCTCATCGGCGACGGCCGCGCCGCCGGCGCTCACGGTGGCCGCGACGGCCACCGGCTCGCACTGA
- a CDS encoding Glu/Leu/Phe/Val dehydrogenase family protein: protein MEYLATLDHEELVVRRGHRSGLYSIVAVHSTVRGPALGGCRMWVYDDSRAAVRDALRLSRGMTLKSAVAGLDLGGGKGVILVPEGMPPLSPARRRDALLDFGDTVESMGGRYITAEDVGTSEKDMEVIAERTAHVTGLARRRGGSGDPSPWTALGVEVAIRVSAQEAFGAPGLRGRTVSVIGLGHVGARVAGACRRAGAKLVVADVDPSKREIARRLGARWVTPPTALFAEADVVAPCALGGLLDHETVPRLRCRVVAGAANNQLADDAIADLLHARGILWAPDFVVNAGGIINIAVELAPGGYDPKRARTRVREIGDTLRQTYEDARAIDATPLTAAHELARRNLRDAAQ from the coding sequence GTGGAGTACCTCGCCACCCTCGACCACGAGGAGCTGGTGGTCCGGCGCGGCCACCGGTCCGGGCTGTACTCGATCGTCGCGGTGCACTCCACCGTGCGCGGGCCGGCGCTGGGCGGCTGCCGCATGTGGGTCTACGACGACTCGCGCGCCGCGGTGCGCGACGCGCTGCGGCTGTCGCGCGGGATGACGCTGAAGTCGGCGGTCGCCGGGCTGGACCTCGGCGGCGGCAAGGGCGTGATCCTCGTACCGGAGGGCATGCCGCCCCTCTCGCCCGCGCGCCGGCGCGATGCGCTGCTGGACTTCGGCGACACGGTCGAGTCGATGGGCGGCCGCTACATCACCGCCGAGGACGTCGGCACGTCGGAGAAGGACATGGAGGTCATCGCCGAGCGCACGGCGCACGTCACCGGCCTGGCGCGCCGCCGCGGCGGCTCGGGCGACCCGTCGCCGTGGACGGCGCTCGGCGTCGAGGTGGCGATCCGCGTGTCGGCGCAGGAGGCGTTCGGGGCGCCGGGCCTGCGCGGGCGCACCGTCTCGGTGATCGGGCTCGGCCACGTCGGCGCCCGGGTGGCCGGCGCGTGCCGCAGGGCGGGGGCGAAGCTCGTCGTCGCCGACGTCGACCCGTCCAAGCGCGAGATCGCGCGCCGGCTCGGCGCCCGGTGGGTGACGCCGCCGACCGCGCTGTTCGCCGAGGCCGACGTCGTGGCGCCGTGCGCGCTCGGGGGCCTGCTCGACCACGAGACCGTGCCGCGGCTGCGATGCCGGGTCGTCGCCGGCGCGGCGAACAACCAACTCGCCGACGACGCCATCGCCGACCTGCTGCACGCCCGGGGCATCCTCTGGGCGCCGGACTTCGTGGTCAACGCGGGCGGGATCATCAACATCGCGGTCGAGCTCGCGCCGGGCGGCTACGACCCGAAGCGAGCGCGGACGCGGGTGCGCGAGATCGGCGACACGCTGCGCCAGACCTACGAGGACGCGCGCGCGATCGACGCGACGCCGCTGACCGCGGCACACGAGCTGGCGCGGCGCAACCTGCGCGACGCCGCTCAGTGA
- a CDS encoding MBL fold metallo-hydrolase, with protein MIAGHDVAHLRAPNPGMLTLTGTNTWVLGREPCWIVDPGPAIDVHLDAVAAEAQARGGAGGIAITHGHIDHVEGLDALGERLGGPPVAVAGRLGPLTAVRTPGHSTDSMTWIWGSVACTGDAVLGEGSVFVSAQLGEYLEALEGLRTRGLTLLLPGHGDPVTEPAQRIGALIEHRLERERRLVAALDRGARTVDELLDDAWSDAPAALRAPASLSLAAHLDKLEAEDRLPEGVERPVRPPGPPVA; from the coding sequence ATGATCGCCGGACACGACGTCGCGCACCTCCGGGCGCCCAATCCGGGGATGCTGACGCTGACCGGGACGAACACGTGGGTCCTCGGGCGCGAGCCCTGCTGGATCGTCGACCCGGGCCCCGCGATCGACGTGCACCTCGATGCGGTCGCGGCCGAGGCGCAGGCGCGCGGTGGTGCCGGCGGGATCGCGATCACGCACGGGCACATCGACCACGTCGAGGGGCTGGACGCTCTCGGGGAGCGCCTCGGTGGGCCGCCGGTCGCGGTGGCCGGCCGTCTCGGTCCGCTCACCGCGGTGCGGACGCCGGGCCACTCGACCGACTCCATGACGTGGATCTGGGGGTCGGTCGCCTGCACGGGGGACGCCGTGCTCGGCGAGGGCAGCGTGTTCGTGTCCGCGCAGCTCGGCGAGTACCTGGAGGCGCTCGAGGGCCTGCGCACGCGCGGCCTGACGCTGCTGCTGCCGGGCCACGGCGATCCCGTCACCGAGCCCGCGCAGCGGATCGGCGCGCTCATCGAGCACCGGCTCGAGCGCGAGCGCCGCCTGGTCGCCGCGCTCGACCGCGGCGCGCGCACGGTCGACGAGCTGCTCGACGACGCGTGGAGCGACGCGCCCGCGGCGCTGCGGGCGCCGGCCTCGCTGTCGCTCGCCGCGCACCTCGACAAGCTGGAGGCCGAGGACCGGCTGCCGGAGGGCGTCGAGCGCCCGGTCCGACCGCCGGGCCCGCCCGTCGCATAG
- a CDS encoding response regulator transcription factor: protein MRRHNEKLRVLIVDDHEVVHWGLRALLSSQEWVERCLVASNGEEALELADRYEPHVALVDLFLGTASGAELCRELRTRSEMTNVLLFSGSGRMSAAAARAAGASGFVSKGLGARDVMAAIRVIGLGGEVFGEAPPRTQEQLTEREREVLALVATGATNREIADQLHLSHHTVKDYTRNVFRKLEVRNRAEAVQRAQRLGLLA, encoded by the coding sequence ATGAGGCGCCACAACGAGAAGCTGCGCGTCCTGATCGTCGACGACCACGAGGTCGTCCACTGGGGCCTGCGCGCGCTGCTGTCCAGCCAGGAGTGGGTCGAGCGCTGCCTGGTGGCGTCCAACGGCGAGGAGGCGCTGGAGCTCGCCGACCGCTACGAGCCCCACGTCGCCCTCGTCGACCTGTTCCTCGGCACCGCCTCGGGCGCCGAGCTGTGCCGCGAGCTGCGGACGCGCTCGGAGATGACGAACGTGCTGCTGTTCAGCGGGTCGGGGCGGATGTCGGCCGCGGCGGCGCGCGCGGCGGGCGCGTCCGGGTTCGTGTCCAAGGGGCTCGGCGCGCGCGACGTGATGGCGGCGATCCGCGTCATCGGCCTCGGCGGCGAGGTGTTCGGCGAGGCGCCGCCGCGCACGCAGGAGCAGCTGACCGAGCGCGAGCGCGAGGTGCTCGCGCTGGTGGCCACCGGCGCCACGAACCGCGAGATCGCCGACCAGCTGCACCTCAGCCACCACACGGTCAAGGACTACACGCGCAACGTGTTCCGCAAGCTCGAGGTGCGCAACCGCGCCGAGGCGGTCCAGCGCGCGCAGCGGCTCGGGCTGCTCGCCTGA
- a CDS encoding GAF domain-containing sensor histidine kinase, whose amino-acid sequence MAAAETAPVDVVDLIVGLLGEVDEEDFHAAPRSEYYSRLCQAVCELVGMDRALLFLMDDVRRAVRPMGSHGFDAAVVAEINLPLDASGLVRGAIGQEDVVVLTGPLSDEALPGAYVRAFDLQTVACTPLRAAGRWRGVIVSDRGGRAFRLSAAERDRLLRLGKTAALAASVRVATRQQLLNQHLSERLALARELHDSVIQRLFGITALLRSGDPLDGDERERCAEEAERAMNELRDLIERPMAQDLVEPAATTLRAELERIRRLPEQTPLDVRWSGGCEVPPTYEPLAQSVLREALRNADKHASATAIVVSVGCEDDALHMTVVNDGVLGGDGKGRGAGVGLRLCALEALRHGGLVEFGASDDDHWRVRLVAPLA is encoded by the coding sequence ATGGCCGCCGCCGAGACCGCTCCCGTCGATGTCGTCGATCTCATCGTCGGCCTGCTCGGCGAGGTCGACGAGGAGGACTTCCACGCCGCCCCGCGCTCGGAGTACTACAGCCGGCTGTGCCAGGCGGTCTGCGAGCTCGTCGGCATGGACCGCGCGCTGCTGTTCCTCATGGACGACGTGCGCCGCGCGGTGCGCCCGATGGGCAGCCACGGCTTCGACGCCGCCGTCGTGGCCGAGATCAACCTGCCGCTCGACGCCTCGGGCCTCGTCCGGGGCGCGATCGGCCAGGAGGACGTCGTCGTCCTCACCGGCCCCCTGAGCGACGAGGCCCTGCCTGGCGCCTACGTCCGCGCCTTCGACCTGCAGACCGTCGCCTGCACGCCGCTGCGCGCCGCCGGCCGTTGGCGCGGGGTGATCGTCTCCGACCGCGGCGGGCGCGCCTTCCGCCTGAGCGCCGCCGAGCGCGACCGGTTGCTGCGCCTGGGCAAGACGGCGGCGCTGGCCGCCAGCGTGCGCGTCGCCACCCGCCAGCAGCTGCTCAACCAGCACCTCTCCGAGCGCCTCGCGCTGGCGCGCGAGCTGCACGACTCGGTCATCCAGCGGCTCTTCGGCATCACGGCGCTGCTGCGCTCCGGCGACCCGCTGGACGGCGACGAGCGCGAGCGCTGCGCGGAGGAGGCCGAGCGGGCGATGAACGAGTTGCGCGACCTCATCGAGCGGCCGATGGCGCAGGACCTCGTCGAGCCGGCGGCGACGACGCTGCGCGCCGAGCTCGAGCGCATCCGCCGCCTGCCCGAGCAGACGCCGCTGGACGTCCGCTGGTCCGGCGGGTGCGAGGTGCCGCCGACGTACGAGCCGCTCGCGCAGTCGGTCCTGCGCGAGGCGCTGCGCAACGCCGACAAGCACGCGAGCGCCACCGCGATCGTCGTGTCGGTCGGCTGCGAGGACGACGCGCTGCACATGACCGTCGTCAACGACGGGGTGCTCGGCGGCGACGGCAAGGGCCGCGGCGCCGGGGTCGGGCTGCGGCTGTGCGCGCTGGAGGCGCTGCGCCACGGCGGGCTGGTCGAGTTCGGCGCGAGCGACGACGACCACTGGCGCGTGCGGCTGGTCGCGCCGCTGGCATGA
- a CDS encoding phage holin family protein yields the protein MLRRLLIAWIGNVAALFVAAGLLDGIDYGDSWWALLLAALVFSVVNWLVRPVVTVLSLPVIILTLGIALFFVNLLMLYITSWLVPDFTIAGFGSAVGATIIVWAVNAVLSATVFRRIKDED from the coding sequence ATGCTGCGCCGCCTTCTCATCGCCTGGATCGGCAACGTCGCGGCCCTCTTCGTGGCGGCGGGCCTGCTCGACGGCATCGACTACGGCGACAGCTGGTGGGCGCTCCTCCTCGCCGCCCTCGTCTTCAGCGTCGTCAACTGGCTCGTGCGCCCGGTCGTCACGGTGCTCTCGCTGCCGGTGATCATCCTCACGCTCGGCATCGCGCTGTTCTTCGTGAACCTGCTGATGCTCTACATCACGAGCTGGCTCGTCCCCGACTTCACCATCGCCGGCTTCGGCTCGGCCGTGGGCGCGACGATCATCGTCTGGGCCGTCAACGCGGTGCTGTCGGCCACCGTCTTCCGCCGCATCAAGGACGAGGACTGA
- a CDS encoding response regulator transcription factor, translated as MRVLVVDDEPGVRSALERALALERHDVVLAGDGRDALDVLATRHVDMIVLDIGLPSIDGIEVCRRLRDAGDRTPVLMLTARDAIDDRVAGLDAGADDYLVKPFALRELQARVRALLRRADDGDGAEQRSGTLRFADLSMDLAAHEVQRGSRRIELSRTEYSLLELLLTHPRQVLTRSAIFERVWGYDFGPASNSLGVYVGYLRRKLEEGGEPRLLHTVRGVGYVLRD; from the coding sequence GTGAGAGTGCTGGTCGTCGACGACGAGCCGGGCGTGCGCTCGGCGCTGGAACGGGCGCTCGCGCTCGAGCGCCACGACGTCGTGCTGGCCGGCGACGGCCGGGACGCGCTCGACGTGCTCGCCACCCGCCACGTCGACATGATCGTGCTCGACATCGGGCTCCCGAGCATCGACGGCATCGAGGTGTGCCGGCGCCTGCGCGACGCGGGCGACCGCACGCCGGTGCTGATGCTCACCGCCCGCGACGCGATCGACGACCGCGTCGCCGGCCTCGACGCGGGCGCCGACGACTACCTCGTCAAGCCGTTCGCCCTGCGCGAGCTGCAGGCGCGCGTCCGGGCCCTGCTGCGCCGCGCCGACGACGGCGACGGCGCAGAGCAGCGGTCCGGGACGCTGCGCTTCGCCGACCTCTCGATGGACCTCGCCGCCCACGAGGTGCAGCGCGGCAGCCGCCGCATCGAGCTGTCGCGCACCGAGTACTCGCTGCTCGAGCTGTTGCTGACGCACCCGCGCCAGGTCCTCACTCGCTCGGCGATCTTCGAGCGCGTGTGGGGCTACGACTTCGGGCCGGCGTCGAACTCGCTCGGCGTCTACGTCGGCTACCTGCGGCGCAAGCTCGAGGAGGGTGGCGAGCCGCGCCTGCTGCACACGGTCCGCGGCGTGGGCTACGTGCTGCGCGACTGA